One genomic segment of Chloroflexota bacterium includes these proteins:
- a CDS encoding FAD-binding oxidoreductase — translation MFPDVVIIGGGIVGCSCAYYLSREGVKVHLVERGSIASGTSGACEGNILQWDKQPGIELKLGIASAFLWETLAEELPLDIEYVKKGSILVAENQEGLDSAGQIVKSLQNEGVPCQLATREDLLELEPNLAPDITGGAIFPEDAQVQPMLATIALGQAAKDQGAVIHTFTEVKNIELSPERSVVAVNTTAGRIPTRAIVNAAGVWSNAIGKMVDLDIPVLPRKGHIVVTEPVANIVNCKMMEAGYTQAVESDERGLAIAAVVEHTLSGNILLGSSREFVGFDRSVNPDVIRAIVARALRFFPALKNIHAIRTYAGLRPYTPDHRPIIAEADTVKGFYVATGHEGAGICLGPITGKLIAQMLTGQATDLPIEQLSLSRFDD, via the coding sequence ATGTTCCCTGATGTAGTGATAATCGGTGGGGGAATCGTTGGGTGCTCTTGCGCGTACTACCTCTCCCGCGAAGGAGTGAAAGTCCACTTGGTGGAAAGGGGCTCGATCGCGTCAGGAACCTCTGGGGCCTGTGAAGGTAACATCTTGCAGTGGGATAAGCAGCCTGGGATTGAGTTGAAATTGGGGATTGCCAGCGCATTCTTATGGGAAACCTTAGCCGAGGAACTCCCGTTAGACATAGAATACGTGAAGAAGGGCAGCATACTGGTCGCTGAGAACCAAGAGGGTTTAGACAGTGCTGGGCAAATAGTGAAATCGCTGCAGAACGAGGGGGTACCCTGCCAACTGGCGACTCGGGAAGACCTCCTTGAGTTAGAACCGAACCTGGCTCCCGACATCACCGGTGGCGCCATTTTCCCGGAAGACGCCCAGGTCCAACCCATGCTGGCCACAATTGCCCTGGGCCAGGCCGCAAAAGACCAGGGTGCGGTTATCCATACCTTCACTGAAGTGAAAAACATCGAACTCTCCCCTGAGCGATCGGTAGTTGCGGTGAATACAACAGCGGGTCGAATCCCCACCCGAGCCATAGTGAATGCGGCGGGAGTGTGGAGCAATGCGATTGGGAAAATGGTTGACCTGGATATACCGGTGCTCCCGCGCAAAGGGCACATAGTCGTTACTGAACCGGTGGCCAACATAGTCAATTGCAAGATGATGGAGGCCGGCTATACACAGGCAGTGGAAAGCGATGAGCGAGGGCTCGCTATCGCGGCAGTGGTCGAACACACCTTGAGCGGTAACATATTATTGGGAAGCAGTCGCGAATTCGTGGGCTTTGACCGCTCTGTGAATCCCGACGTCATCCGCGCTATTGTGGCCCGCGCCCTTCGTTTCTTCCCTGCTCTAAAGAACATTCATGCCATCCGCACCTACGCAGGGCTAAGACCATATACGCCGGATCACCGTCCTATCATTGCCGAGGCAGACACTGTGAAGGGCTTCTATGTGGCCACCGGACACGAGGGGGCTGGCATCTGCTTGGGTCCTATCACCGGCAAACTGATCGCTCAGATGCTAACCGGTCAAGCAACAGATCTGCCGATAGAACAGTTATCGTTATCTCGTTTCGACGACTGA
- a CDS encoding branched-chain amino acid ABC transporter substrate-binding protein: MRGKFLTVTLVVLVLSLVVAACAPATPAPTPEKVVETKIVEKVVTPTPPPAPKPIKIGLPVILTGPDTYVFGEMVRDAAQLAVEEINAAGGVLGRPLELVVMDDAGDPAQAVAVAHKFCEDPEIVAVIGHTFSGTTIPTLPIYNECRLAQLELGSNPRICVMGYDHVFRITCANDLITGYAGADYVVDKLGIKSVAVIHNKTMWGEAVATVFMKRCEELGVKVTSFQGVDQNAVDFTPTLTKVNAENPEAVYFAGYSESALVRNQMVDLGMKQYYIAAEATSSEYVDAVKERGIGTLAPTAAPPLDFRPETRKFTEAFRERWGRDPEEWSPVYYDIVYALAAAIKHAGTTDREAIIKALHEIEVPSIVHPGGLAWDATGEPKHPVAFVWELQPDLQMKVVYVWEGTPPYQTMSYEEYKALVESLLGK; this comes from the coding sequence ATGAGAGGGAAGTTTCTGACCGTGACGCTTGTCGTCCTAGTTCTCAGCCTGGTTGTGGCCGCTTGTGCTCCGGCAACTCCAGCACCGACGCCGGAGAAGGTGGTGGAAACCAAGATCGTCGAGAAGGTGGTTACACCCACGCCACCCCCAGCGCCGAAGCCTATCAAAATCGGCCTACCCGTGATCCTCACCGGGCCAGATACCTACGTGTTCGGCGAGATGGTTCGAGACGCCGCACAACTGGCCGTGGAGGAGATCAACGCTGCGGGTGGAGTTTTGGGCAGGCCGCTGGAACTCGTCGTTATGGATGATGCCGGAGACCCCGCACAAGCCGTGGCCGTGGCACACAAGTTCTGCGAGGACCCCGAAATCGTAGCCGTCATTGGCCACACCTTCAGTGGTACCACGATCCCCACTCTGCCCATCTACAATGAGTGCCGGTTGGCCCAACTCGAACTCGGCAGCAACCCGCGTATATGTGTGATGGGCTATGACCACGTGTTCCGCATCACATGCGCGAACGACCTGATCACCGGCTACGCCGGAGCAGATTACGTGGTCGACAAACTGGGCATCAAGTCCGTGGCCGTCATCCACAACAAGACGATGTGGGGCGAGGCCGTGGCGACGGTGTTTATGAAGAGGTGCGAGGAGCTGGGCGTGAAGGTAACCAGCTTCCAGGGTGTAGACCAAAACGCCGTGGACTTCACCCCTACCCTCACCAAGGTCAATGCGGAGAACCCAGAGGCGGTGTACTTTGCTGGCTACTCCGAGAGCGCTTTGGTGCGCAATCAGATGGTGGACTTGGGGATGAAGCAGTATTACATCGCCGCCGAAGCCACCAGTTCAGAATATGTTGACGCTGTGAAAGAGAGAGGCATCGGCACGCTTGCCCCCACTGCTGCTCCTCCCCTTGACTTCAGGCCGGAGACGAGAAAATTCACCGAAGCCTTTAGGGAGAGGTGGGGTAGAGACCCCGAGGAGTGGTCTCCGGTCTACTACGATATAGTCTACGCCCTCGCTGCTGCCATCAAGCACGCTGGCACTACCGACCGAGAGGCCATCATCAAGGCCCTGCATGAGATCGAGGTCCCCAGTATTGTGCACCCCGGCGGCTTGGCGTGGGATGCCACTGGAGAGCCAAAGCATCCTGTCGCCTTCGTCTGGGAACTCCAGCCCGACTTGCAGATGAAGGTCGTGTATGTCTGGGAAGGGACACCGCCTTACCAAACCATGTCGTACGAGGAGTACAAGGCTCTCGTCGAGTCGTTGCTGGGGAAATAG